One genomic segment of Besnoitia besnoiti strain Bb-Ger1 chromosome VII, whole genome shotgun sequence includes these proteins:
- a CDS encoding oxidoreductase, 2OG-Fe(II) oxygenase family protein (encoded by transcript BESB_080690): MNALYEFRSRGGRPDNSPAFFRPRSWLFSAATPAGNPLNQKALGVSQPPQNPHSDPTPAGGWYSWFMPPQIPNYPADSMFVNSLEFLPDQSTMHYPGARIVTAASSYASCYAPDEAPLVTVCSSDNDDSPPSLVDAPLDAGGSPSEEDETSFNVQSDDVPEAHDGEASAAPPDDDKPALYPEGKLHSSKQIVHRDGLTGELGHRIVNVLTIHENPGVYLMPNLLTDEDCEHLLQLSEGRWERSKTSTGYVTEEPTAYTSGKSPSRTSWSVPLAIGETMIVENIERVVSAFAGMPVDHLEPLVIVRYEEGQYFRKHHDGGFRPVTVLLYLNDVEAGGETSFDVLGFRVAPVKGAAVMWNNSYPGTSDIDPRLLHAGLPPKKGVKFVVNCFFNKDPIRKQLLEHASN, encoded by the exons ATGAATGCGTTGTACGAATTTCGCTCGCGGGGTGGGCGACCCGACAACAGCCCAGCCTTCTTCAGGCCGCGTTCGTGGCTCTTCTCGGCCGCCACCCCAGCAGGAAACCCGCTGAATCAGAAGGCACTGGGAGTGTCCCAGCCTCCACAGAATCCCCACTCGGACCCAACTCCTGCTGGGGGCTGGTACTCCTGGTTTATGCCGCCGCAAATCCCAAATTATCCCGCTGACTCCATGTTCGTGAACTCGCTTGAATTCCTCCCTGACCAGTCCACCATGCATTATCCCGGAGCTCGTATAGTGACGGCCGCAAGCTCGTACGCCTCCTGTTACGCTCCGGACGAGGCTCCTCTTGTCACCGTGTGCTCCAGTGACAACGACGACTCGCCTCCGAGTCTCGTAGACGCGCCGCTCGATGCCGGGGGAAGTCCttcagaggaggacgaaacCAGTTTCAATGTCCAGTCAGATGACGTTCCGGAGGCTcacgacggagaggcgtccgccgccccgcctgaCGACGACAAGCCTGCCTTGTATCCGGAAGGAAAGCTCCACAGCTCCAAACAGATTGTGCATCGCGACGGCCTCACCGGCGAACTAGGCCACCGCATAGTCAACGTGCTTACGATCCACGAAAACCCCGGAGTCTACCTCATGCCCAATTTGTTGACAGACGAAGACTGCGAGCACCTCCTGCAGCTGTCCGAAGGCCGCTGGGAACGAAGCAAGACTAGTACAGGATACGTCACTGAAGAGCCG ACTGCCTACACTTCGGGCAAGAGCCCGTCAAGAACGAGCTGGTCTGTGCCCTTAGCTATTGGTGAAACGATGATCGTGGAGAACATCGAGCGGGTCGTATCAGCTTTTGCGGGCATGCCCGTCGACCATCTTGAGCCGCTCGTCATCGTGCGTTACGAGGAAGGACAGTACTTTAGAAAGCACCACGATGGGGGTTTCCGACCCGTCACAGTCCTTCTGTATCTAAACG ATGTGGAAGCTGGAGGCGAGACGAGTTTCGATGTGTTgggcttccgcgtcgctccagTGAAAGGAGCAGCCGTCATGTGGAACAACTCGTACCCAGGCACCAGTGACATCGACCCCCGCCTCTTGCACGCTGGGCTTCCTCCAAAGAAAGGCGTCAAGTTTGTTGTCAACTGTTTCTTCAACAAGGATCCGATTCGGAAGCAACTACTGGAGCATGCGAGTAATTGA